From one Treponema denticola genomic stretch:
- a CDS encoding ribose-phosphate pyrophosphokinase, whose translation MNYLESNNLAIIACPGGEEFANLTIKNLKHIYARKLYQQSEKLAKRYNTSAEDMIQKFNFYSDLFAGRMSVNKDTNKIHVPKFKVDARFTYFMNGEFKTELLETVRGKDVYIFQDVENKQEITINEGKNKEVFSVNDHLMSLIVTIDAVRHAGAGRISLVLPVYPYSRQHKKKGREGLTASLLGHIYEDLDVEQIITLDIHSREIENSFHSARLQNLHASYQIIRELTRILDLSADSEEQFVVVSPDSGAVDRNKFYSSGLQKPLAMIYKERDYSVVTQNAKQSNIISIKLLGDVEGKNTFLADDMLGTGGTLLKAMEFLKSKGAKKVIAAVSLPFFTGDAIQQFDEAYSKGLFYRIIGTNAVYHTELKQKEWYIETDVSGLFAQVITRLHENLSLSSLLDNRDIIEKLLKNAATPKK comes from the coding sequence ATGAATTATCTTGAATCGAATAACCTCGCAATTATTGCTTGTCCTGGAGGCGAAGAGTTTGCAAATTTAACGATTAAGAATTTGAAGCATATCTATGCCCGTAAGTTATACCAGCAAAGCGAAAAGTTAGCAAAAAGGTACAATACCTCCGCTGAGGATATGATTCAAAAATTTAACTTTTACAGCGATTTGTTTGCAGGCAGAATGTCAGTAAACAAGGACACAAATAAAATCCACGTACCCAAATTCAAGGTAGATGCCCGTTTTACATATTTTATGAATGGGGAATTTAAAACCGAGCTCCTCGAAACGGTCCGCGGAAAAGATGTCTATATTTTTCAGGATGTTGAAAACAAGCAGGAAATTACCATCAATGAGGGAAAAAACAAGGAGGTCTTTTCCGTAAATGATCATCTTATGTCCCTCATCGTAACCATAGATGCTGTCCGTCATGCAGGAGCAGGGAGAATATCCTTAGTTCTTCCGGTTTATCCTTACAGCCGCCAGCACAAAAAGAAGGGAAGAGAGGGATTGACTGCCAGCTTGCTTGGGCATATTTACGAAGACCTCGATGTAGAGCAAATTATAACCCTCGATATTCACTCCCGCGAAATTGAAAATTCCTTCCATTCTGCACGCTTACAAAACCTTCATGCAAGTTATCAGATTATACGTGAGCTTACAAGAATACTCGATTTAAGTGCCGATTCGGAAGAACAATTTGTAGTTGTTTCTCCCGACTCCGGGGCAGTAGACCGAAATAAATTCTATTCGTCGGGTTTGCAAAAACCCCTCGCCATGATTTATAAAGAAAGAGATTATTCCGTTGTTACCCAAAATGCAAAGCAGTCGAATATCATAAGCATTAAACTTTTGGGTGATGTAGAAGGAAAAAATACCTTCCTCGCAGACGATATGCTGGGAACCGGCGGTACTCTTTTAAAGGCTATGGAATTTTTGAAGAGCAAGGGTGCAAAAAAGGTTATAGCTGCCGTAAGTCTTCCTTTCTTTACGGGCGATGCCATTCAGCAATTTGACGAGGCTTATTCCAAGGGGCTTTTTTACCGCATTATAGGTACGAATGCCGTTTATCACACCGAACTAAAGCAAAAAGAGTGGTATATTGAAACCGATGTATCGGGACTCTTTGCTCAAGTTATCACGCGCCTTCACGAAAACCTCTCCCTTTCGAGCCTCCTCGATAACAGGGATATTATCGAAAAATTGCTAAAAAACGCTGCAACGCCTAAAAAATGA
- a CDS encoding GGDEF domain-containing protein: MNSSKQKWLEILQKARLFAHLSIKEIEVLAEAMFYSEFEAGQALVYEGESGNELFIIVEGTISVSVKSEGKEIELVRLGAGDFFGEMAMLEQEHRSATCKAVESTSCLVLKSQDFSSLIIDQPKIASTVLYNMLKITGGRLSKTDGLLSQIIRWGDDAKKRAITDEFTGLYNRRYLDESFESLLKRCVRQHIGVSFAMVDIDHFGQLNRDYGAVFCDKVLLAIVEVFKSNFDTDDILIRYGGDEFSFIIRGILERAEYQCKRVCTEVNALTFQEHPELRVSCSIGLAVYDEKMTTPELLKFSDTALYSAKEGGRNRVSVYQK, translated from the coding sequence ATGAATAGCTCAAAACAAAAATGGCTTGAAATTTTACAGAAGGCACGGCTTTTTGCTCATCTTTCGATAAAAGAAATAGAAGTCTTGGCTGAAGCTATGTTTTATTCCGAATTTGAAGCGGGTCAAGCCTTAGTCTATGAAGGTGAATCGGGCAATGAGCTTTTTATCATCGTAGAAGGTACTATTTCCGTTTCGGTAAAATCCGAAGGGAAAGAAATTGAACTTGTCCGTCTTGGAGCGGGAGATTTTTTCGGTGAGATGGCTATGCTGGAACAAGAGCACCGCTCGGCAACCTGCAAGGCTGTAGAATCCACCTCCTGCCTTGTTTTAAAATCTCAAGATTTTTCTTCCCTTATCATAGACCAGCCGAAAATCGCTTCAACTGTTTTGTACAATATGCTTAAAATTACCGGCGGACGTTTAAGTAAGACGGACGGTCTTTTATCGCAGATAATCCGATGGGGTGATGATGCAAAAAAAAGAGCCATTACAGATGAGTTTACAGGGCTATACAATAGAAGATATTTAGATGAATCATTTGAAAGTCTCCTTAAACGCTGTGTCCGCCAGCATATCGGGGTAAGTTTTGCTATGGTGGATATTGATCACTTTGGTCAGCTTAACAGAGACTACGGAGCCGTCTTTTGCGACAAGGTTCTATTAGCCATTGTCGAAGTTTTTAAGAGCAATTTTGATACTGACGATATTTTAATCCGGTACGGCGGCGATGAGTTTTCTTTTATTATCAGAGGAATATTGGAAAGAGCCGAATATCAGTGCAAAAGAGTATGTACCGAAGTTAATGCTTTAACATTTCAAGAGCATCCCGAATTACGAGTTTCATGTTCTATAGGTCTTGCCGTATATGACGAAAAGATGACTACGCCTGAACTATTAAAATTTTCAGATACAGCCCTTTATTCCGCTAAAGAGGGCGGCAGAAACAGGGTCTCTGTTTATCAAAAATAG
- a CDS encoding GGDEF domain-containing protein, protein MITDKQKIEALSKTPLFAGWDEVYLKDIADKAGIDSYQKGDIIFQQDTKGDRFYILVEGNVIILSPEDNSVLAEFVSGEMFGETAMLTQDEQKAIASANEDTIILSFPKDGTPMEDVFKDNPVTYAQLLKSFLVMVSRRTRKANSLIKENSPIMQELQKQVYGDKLTGLLNKAYLEENIADFMKSSFSLIMMKPDNFKAINDTYGHEKGDACLTFIGNHLSHFLDTDSVLIRYQGNEFAVLTPELERDGAASLAEKIKAELENLDISPVLNSPFKLSMSLGILLYPDTKIEKTEFIKQCAEMPLIGRARGGSQILFEEDINE, encoded by the coding sequence ATGATTACTGATAAACAGAAGATAGAGGCTTTAAGCAAAACTCCTCTTTTTGCAGGATGGGATGAGGTTTACTTAAAAGACATAGCCGATAAGGCAGGGATAGACAGCTATCAAAAAGGCGATATTATCTTTCAGCAGGACACAAAAGGTGACCGCTTTTACATTCTTGTAGAAGGAAATGTTATAATTTTATCTCCTGAAGATAATTCCGTTCTAGCCGAATTTGTAAGCGGTGAAATGTTCGGTGAAACGGCTATGCTTACCCAAGATGAGCAAAAGGCCATAGCTTCTGCCAATGAAGACACTATCATCCTCTCTTTTCCTAAAGACGGCACACCTATGGAAGATGTTTTTAAGGATAATCCCGTAACTTACGCTCAACTGCTAAAATCTTTCTTGGTAATGGTTTCGAGGAGAACTCGAAAGGCCAACTCTTTAATAAAAGAAAATTCCCCCATTATGCAGGAACTGCAAAAGCAGGTTTATGGCGATAAGCTTACAGGACTTTTAAACAAGGCCTATCTTGAAGAAAATATTGCGGATTTTATGAAAAGCTCTTTTTCTCTTATTATGATGAAGCCCGATAATTTTAAGGCTATAAACGACACATACGGCCACGAAAAGGGCGATGCCTGTCTTACCTTTATAGGTAATCACCTGAGCCATTTTTTAGATACGGATTCGGTTTTAATCCGTTATCAGGGAAACGAATTTGCCGTTTTAACGCCTGAGTTAGAGCGGGATGGGGCCGCAAGTTTAGCCGAAAAGATAAAGGCAGAGCTTGAAAACTTAGATATTTCTCCGGTCTTAAACAGTCCTTTTAAGTTGAGCATGAGTTTAGGCATTTTATTATATCCGGATACAAAGATTGAAAAGACGGAATTTATCAAACAATGTGCCGAAATGCCTCTTATCGGACGAGCCCGCGGCGGTTCGCAGATTCTCTTTGAGGAGGATATAAATGAATAG
- a CDS encoding lysoplasmalogenase yields MYNECLDPLCIAALALFLVISIIHLIKCFQQRQKWADMTKFMLMPVLLLFFLAFSFVSIKTFSVLNVLIIIALIFSFLGDAALLFDWEKQNFALGILFFAITQISYIVFAILSANVEYIPLIPGIVTAAIFLISIVYAVLRTKKYLKGFKPVVIVYALIISSMSWLFIVFAFANQSLGFILAAIGSVFFLISDTMVATKYFLGGKAGMRFLIMKTYILAQLLIVLGAIGIIGA; encoded by the coding sequence ATGTATAATGAATGTTTAGATCCTTTGTGTATCGCAGCTCTTGCCTTGTTTTTAGTTATTTCGATTATTCATTTAATCAAGTGCTTTCAACAAAGACAAAAATGGGCGGATATGACAAAATTTATGCTGATGCCGGTTCTTCTTTTATTCTTTTTGGCCTTCAGCTTTGTAAGTATTAAAACATTTTCGGTATTAAATGTTTTAATAATAATTGCTTTGATTTTCAGCTTTTTGGGAGATGCTGCTCTTCTCTTTGATTGGGAAAAACAGAACTTTGCTCTTGGAATCTTATTTTTTGCAATTACGCAAATATCTTATATAGTTTTTGCAATACTCAGTGCTAATGTTGAATATATCCCCCTTATCCCCGGAATTGTAACAGCGGCGATTTTTTTAATTTCAATTGTTTATGCCGTACTGAGAACAAAAAAATACTTAAAAGGGTTTAAACCTGTTGTAATAGTTTACGCCCTTATAATATCATCGATGAGCTGGCTTTTTATAGTTTTTGCCTTTGCAAACCAATCTTTAGGGTTTATATTGGCTGCTATAGGAAGTGTTTTCTTTCTCATATCGGATACCATGGTTGCAACCAAATACTTTTTGGGCGGCAAGGCCGGAATGCGATTTCTTATTATGAAAACCTATATTCTTGCCCAACTTTTAATCGTATTAGGAGCTATAGGAATTATAGGAGCTTAA
- a CDS encoding TatD family hydrolase: MQIFDTHAHVGLIYSDPIEQLRVVQEARQGSVTRIVSICNSLHDFSKVYETLRFSPAVYHAVGVSPSEVTSPGKDWQKTIEESLKLPNVVAVGEIGLDYCKKYGDKRSQIELFIAQLDIASKAGFPVIIHNREAGKDLLDILKERIPKEGGVLHCYSEDDIYAKEALNLPLYFSFAGNLTYRNARNLHDTVLALPLDRIVVESESPFMPPSVYRGQRNMPANTIETVKFMAEMLSMDIEELADQLWKNSCKLFRLPE, from the coding sequence ATGCAGATTTTTGATACTCATGCTCATGTCGGCTTGATATATTCCGATCCGATTGAGCAATTACGCGTTGTACAGGAAGCCCGCCAAGGCTCCGTAACGAGAATAGTAAGTATATGTAACAGTCTCCACGACTTTTCCAAGGTGTATGAAACTCTTAGGTTTTCGCCGGCGGTATACCATGCCGTAGGCGTATCTCCGTCCGAAGTTACATCTCCCGGAAAAGACTGGCAAAAAACAATAGAAGAAAGCTTAAAATTACCCAATGTAGTGGCTGTAGGTGAAATAGGCCTTGATTACTGCAAAAAATACGGAGATAAACGCTCTCAGATTGAGCTTTTTATCGCTCAACTCGACATTGCCTCAAAGGCCGGTTTTCCGGTAATTATTCACAATAGAGAGGCAGGAAAGGATCTTCTTGATATCTTAAAGGAAAGGATTCCCAAAGAAGGAGGCGTTTTACACTGCTACTCCGAAGACGATATTTATGCAAAAGAAGCTTTAAACCTTCCTTTATACTTCTCTTTTGCGGGAAATTTGACTTACCGCAATGCAAGAAATTTGCATGATACTGTCTTGGCCCTTCCTCTTGACCGCATTGTTGTCGAATCCGAAAGCCCCTTTATGCCGCCTTCGGTATACCGAGGCCAAAGGAATATGCCGGCCAACACAATCGAAACCGTAAAGTTTATGGCTGAGATGCTTTCGATGGATATTGAAGAACTTGCCGATCAACTTTGGAAAAACAGCTGTAAGCTCTTCCGGCTGCCCGAATAA
- the dusB gene encoding tRNA dihydrouridine synthase DusB, protein MEESLYKPVSIGGLLLSGNIFLAPVAGYSDKAFRSICVDCGADFTYTEMVSSEALVRDSDKTESLIGRAPNEKAYAVQIFGSNPEYMAKTAVIIAEKYSPECIDINSGCPMAKITKNGAGSALMTDIPLLYRIVKAVNDAMAPYKIPVTLKIRSGFTADKLNWKEAASAAIDAGVKMLTLHPRTRSQVYSGKADWNILAELVQFAKPYQIPIFGSGDLFSPEDAKKMLEETGCAGIMFARGAMGNPFIFTQTRELLINGTYGEISTEQKIRTGFKELVFLCDEKGEEKGCREMRKRFASYTKGIPDGSRLRQELVQASTIAEYKAIIQNYFQLT, encoded by the coding sequence ATGGAAGAATCGCTTTACAAGCCCGTCTCAATAGGCGGGCTTCTTTTATCGGGGAACATCTTTTTAGCCCCTGTTGCAGGCTACTCCGACAAGGCATTCCGCTCCATCTGCGTGGACTGCGGTGCGGATTTTACATACACCGAAATGGTATCCTCCGAAGCCCTCGTGAGGGATTCCGATAAAACCGAAAGCCTAATAGGAAGGGCACCTAACGAAAAAGCTTATGCCGTACAGATTTTCGGCTCAAACCCAGAATATATGGCAAAAACAGCCGTCATAATCGCCGAAAAATATTCTCCCGAATGTATCGACATAAATTCGGGCTGCCCCATGGCAAAGATTACCAAAAACGGCGCCGGATCAGCCTTGATGACGGACATTCCTCTTTTGTACAGGATTGTAAAGGCCGTAAACGATGCTATGGCCCCTTATAAGATACCCGTAACCCTTAAAATACGCTCAGGCTTTACCGCCGACAAACTTAACTGGAAGGAAGCAGCCTCAGCCGCCATAGATGCCGGGGTTAAAATGCTTACCCTCCATCCCCGTACCCGCTCGCAGGTGTATTCAGGCAAAGCCGATTGGAACATCCTTGCTGAGCTGGTTCAATTCGCAAAGCCTTATCAAATTCCTATTTTCGGATCGGGAGATTTGTTTTCACCTGAGGATGCCAAAAAAATGCTTGAAGAAACAGGCTGTGCCGGCATAATGTTTGCCCGCGGTGCTATGGGGAATCCCTTTATTTTTACCCAAACAAGGGAGCTTTTGATAAATGGAACATACGGCGAAATAAGCACGGAACAAAAAATCCGTACCGGCTTTAAAGAGCTCGTCTTTTTATGCGATGAAAAGGGAGAAGAAAAAGGCTGCCGCGAAATGCGTAAACGCTTTGCCTCCTACACCAAGGGCATACCCGACGGCTCCCGCCTCCGCCAAGAATTGGTACAAGCCTCAACAATAGCGGAGTATAAAGCTATAATTCAAAATTATTTTCAATTGACATAA
- a CDS encoding M3 family oligoendopeptidase, giving the protein MSNTSTVKTLPLVPFKEMPYTRPDMKAIEKGFADALSKFKAAASVKEQIEAIDIVQAINREYSTMSSLASVRHTIDTRDEFYDKENDFYDEAGPLFSKLSNEFGAEIVKSKFRAELEKEFGHQVFDLTDLSLKVFSPEIMDDLMAENKLTSKYSKLIASAQIEFQGEKRTLSQLSPFMQDMDREVRKAAAKAFYGFFEENEAEFDSIYDELVKVRTKIAKKLGYKNFVQLAYDRLGRTEYNAEMVAKYRKQIYELVVPIAQSLKKRQSKRLKLDKVYYYDTGLKYLTGNAVPQGEPDWIVEQAKKMYNELSPETSEFFKMMTDYGLMDLLSTKGKAGGGYCTGFPLYKVPFIFANFNKTQHDVEVMTHEAGHAFQAYQSRNARLLEYGWPTLEACEIHSMSMEFFTWPWMELFFKHQTEKFKFTHLSGAFEFLPYGATVDEFQHWVYENPEASPAERKAEWHKIELKYNPSIDYADNAYLNRGGFWVKQGHIFASPFYYIDYTLAQVCALQFWVKANADRKTAWEDYLRLCKAGGSLPFLELLKLANLKNPFEEVCIASVTPECEKWLNSIDDSKL; this is encoded by the coding sequence ATGTCAAACACATCTACAGTAAAAACACTTCCTTTGGTTCCGTTTAAGGAAATGCCTTATACAAGACCGGATATGAAGGCTATTGAAAAGGGCTTTGCCGATGCCCTATCTAAATTTAAGGCAGCCGCTTCGGTAAAAGAACAGATTGAAGCTATCGATATAGTGCAGGCTATCAACCGTGAGTACAGCACAATGTCTTCTTTGGCCTCGGTCAGGCATACCATAGACACAAGGGATGAATTCTACGATAAAGAGAACGACTTTTATGATGAAGCAGGTCCTCTTTTTAGTAAGCTTTCAAACGAATTCGGCGCAGAAATCGTAAAGTCCAAATTCAGAGCCGAACTCGAAAAAGAATTCGGTCATCAGGTCTTTGATTTAACCGATCTATCCTTAAAGGTATTCAGCCCCGAAATTATGGACGACCTCATGGCCGAAAACAAACTGACCAGCAAATACAGTAAACTCATAGCTTCTGCCCAAATCGAATTCCAAGGCGAAAAGCGCACCCTTTCCCAATTAAGTCCCTTTATGCAGGACATGGACAGGGAGGTAAGAAAGGCGGCAGCAAAGGCCTTCTACGGTTTCTTTGAAGAAAATGAAGCCGAATTCGATTCTATCTATGATGAGCTTGTAAAGGTTCGTACAAAGATAGCAAAAAAGCTGGGCTACAAAAACTTTGTTCAGCTTGCCTATGACCGCCTTGGCAGAACCGAGTACAATGCCGAAATGGTTGCAAAATACCGCAAGCAGATTTACGAGCTTGTTGTTCCCATTGCCCAAAGTTTAAAAAAACGCCAAAGCAAGAGGTTAAAGCTCGATAAGGTTTATTATTACGACACGGGGCTTAAATACCTTACGGGAAATGCAGTTCCACAAGGCGAGCCTGATTGGATTGTTGAACAGGCAAAGAAGATGTACAATGAGCTTTCGCCCGAAACAAGCGAATTCTTTAAGATGATGACCGATTACGGACTCATGGACTTACTTTCAACCAAAGGAAAGGCAGGCGGCGGCTATTGTACGGGCTTCCCCTTGTACAAGGTTCCCTTTATCTTTGCAAACTTTAACAAAACCCAGCACGATGTCGAGGTTATGACCCACGAAGCGGGCCATGCCTTCCAAGCTTATCAGAGCAGAAATGCACGCCTTCTCGAATACGGATGGCCGACGCTTGAAGCTTGCGAAATTCACTCGATGAGTATGGAGTTTTTTACATGGCCATGGATGGAGCTCTTCTTTAAACACCAAACCGAAAAATTTAAGTTTACCCATCTTTCCGGAGCTTTCGAATTCCTCCCCTATGGAGCGACAGTCGATGAGTTCCAGCACTGGGTCTATGAAAACCCCGAAGCAAGTCCTGCCGAAAGAAAGGCCGAATGGCATAAAATCGAATTAAAGTATAATCCTTCAATTGATTATGCCGATAATGCCTACCTTAACCGAGGCGGCTTTTGGGTAAAGCAGGGGCACATTTTTGCTTCTCCCTTCTATTACATAGACTATACCTTGGCCCAAGTTTGTGCCCTACAGTTCTGGGTAAAAGCCAATGCCGACCGCAAAACGGCTTGGGAAGATTATTTACGCCTTTGCAAGGCCGGCGGAAGCCTTCCCTTCTTGGAGCTTTTAAAACTTGCAAACCTAAAAAATCCCTTTGAAGAAGTCTGCATCGCTTCGGTTACCCCCGAATGTGAAAAATGGCTTAATTCTATAGACGATTCAAAACTGTAG
- a CDS encoding restriction endonuclease subunit S codes for MKDIEDEIPFAVPEGWAWCRLGELSKLISKGTTPRGGKNAYTVIGVNYLRIENINDYGTIDLKNISHITEEEHFGYLKRSILQENDFIVSIAGTLGKTAIVRKQDLPLNTNQAVAFVRLEHFDILNLQFLRIIIESSTIKELLLKQTKVTSIPNLTLEIISSCFIPLPPLAEQKRIVTAIEAILAQIDLLEQNKADLQTAVKQAKSKILDLAIRGKLVPQDPVDEPASVMLEKLRAEKEVKIAAGEIKRGKNESYIYKNSTDNCYYEKFFEKKDLCIDNEIPFELPANWQWCRLGEVCDYGKCENIEVSELKPDDWILDLEDIEKDSGKIITFHSFAERRSESTKHIFRKGDLLYSKLRPYLNKVVIAPKDGFCTSEILPLNFNGVLLNEFAQRLLMSFFFLSTVNMLVYGVKMPRLGRDDAKKIFIPIPPISEQKRIVAKIEEIFNALDDTQSNLV; via the coding sequence GTGAAGGATATCGAAGACGAAATCCCGTTTGCCGTGCCGGAGGGATGGGCGTGGTGTAGACTGGGGGAACTCTCAAAATTAATTTCAAAAGGAACTACTCCCAGAGGAGGAAAGAATGCATATACGGTAATTGGAGTTAATTATCTTCGGATAGAAAATATTAATGATTATGGAACAATTGATTTAAAGAACATTTCTCATATAACGGAAGAAGAACATTTTGGATATTTGAAGCGTTCAATTTTACAAGAAAATGATTTTATTGTTTCAATAGCTGGAACATTAGGAAAAACTGCAATTGTTAGAAAACAAGATTTGCCGCTTAATACAAACCAAGCCGTAGCATTTGTTAGATTAGAACATTTTGATATTCTTAATCTCCAATTTTTAAGGATTATAATTGAATCTTCAACAATTAAAGAGTTACTTTTAAAACAAACAAAAGTAACTTCTATTCCAAATTTAACGTTAGAAATTATATCTAGCTGTTTTATCCCCCTCCCCCCTCTCGCCGAGCAAAAACGCATCGTTACAGCAATCGAAGCAATCCTTGCACAGATAGATCTATTGGAACAAAACAAAGCCGATCTACAAACAGCCGTCAAACAGGCAAAGTCAAAAATCCTCGATCTTGCAATCCGCGGGAAACTTGTCCCGCAAGACCCTGTCGATGAGCCTGCATCGGTTATGCTGGAAAAACTCCGCGCTGAGAAAGAAGTTAAAATCGCAGCCGGCGAGATAAAACGCGGTAAGAATGAGTCATATATTTATAAAAATTCTACTGATAATTGTTATTATGAGAAGTTCTTTGAAAAAAAAGATCTTTGTATTGATAATGAAATTCCTTTTGAATTACCGGCAAACTGGCAATGGTGCAGGTTGGGGGAAGTGTGTGATTATGGTAAATGCGAAAATATTGAAGTCTCTGAACTGAAACCAGATGATTGGATTCTCGATTTGGAAGATATTGAAAAAGATTCTGGAAAAATAATCACTTTTCATAGTTTTGCAGAACGAAGATCAGAAAGTACAAAACATATATTCCGTAAAGGAGACCTTTTATACAGTAAATTACGACCATATCTAAATAAAGTTGTAATTGCGCCAAAAGACGGCTTTTGTACTTCTGAAATTCTGCCATTAAACTTCAACGGGGTTCTATTAAATGAATTTGCACAGAGACTTCTGATGTCATTCTTTTTTTTGTCAACGGTAAATATGCTGGTCTACGGCGTAAAGATGCCTCGCTTAGGAAGAGATGATGCAAAAAAAATATTCATCCCTATTCCTCCCATTTCAGAGCAAAAAAGAATCGTTGCTAAAATTGAAGAAATATTTAATGCTTTAGACGATACTCAAAGTAATCTTGTCTAA
- a CDS encoding restriction endonuclease subunit S, with the protein MLSCYYEKFGDGIEKVVEMLSAIPESWTWCHFGDVADVINGKNQSQVEDDTGEYPIYGSGGIMGYANDYICPENCTIIGRKGSINNPIFVEEKLWNVDTAFGLAPSSIVLPRYLFYFCKSFDFTSLDSSTTLPSLTKTHIQRILFPLPPLAAQQRILDKVDDLFIQLDKITLSIV; encoded by the coding sequence GTGCTTTCTTGTTATTATGAGAAGTTTGGTGATGGAATCGAAAAAGTTGTAGAAATGTTATCTGCTATTCCTGAATCGTGGACATGGTGCCATTTTGGCGATGTTGCTGATGTAATAAACGGAAAAAATCAATCACAGGTAGAAGATGACACTGGTGAATATCCAATTTATGGAAGCGGCGGTATTATGGGATACGCTAATGACTATATTTGCCCGGAAAATTGCACAATAATCGGACGCAAAGGTTCAATAAACAATCCTATATTTGTAGAAGAAAAGCTCTGGAATGTCGACACTGCTTTTGGTCTTGCACCATCATCAATTGTTCTGCCTCGATATCTATTTTATTTCTGTAAATCATTTGACTTTACATCATTGGACAGCAGTACAACATTACCAAGTTTAACCAAAACACATATTCAGCGGATTTTATTTCCATTGCCGCCATTAGCTGCACAACAACGGATTTTAGATAAAGTCGATGACCTTTTTATTCAATTAGACAAGATTACTTTGAGTATCGTCTAA
- a CDS encoding tyrosine-type recombinase/integrase gives MENGTSFEEYLKKSNLSQNTLTSYLWTVKYYTEHYDSVSKENLLAYKGYLIEFFKPKTVNLRIQGINKYLQFIHKDQLQLKFVKVQQKNFLENVISNADYQFLKSSLKRDGNREWYFVVWFLAATGARVSELIQIKVEHVKLGYFDLYSKGGKLRRLYIPKILKEEALQWLESIRRESGYLFLNRFEKHITTRGIAQQLKNYAKKYGINEKVVYPHSFRHRYAKNFLEKFNDISLLADLMGHESIETTRIYLRRTASEQRELVDSIVTW, from the coding sequence ATGGAAAACGGCACAAGTTTTGAAGAGTATTTGAAGAAAAGCAATCTTTCTCAGAATACTCTTACATCGTATTTATGGACAGTTAAATACTACACAGAACATTATGATTCTGTCAGTAAGGAAAATCTGCTTGCATACAAAGGCTATCTGATTGAGTTCTTTAAACCGAAAACGGTGAATTTAAGGATTCAGGGAATTAACAAGTATTTACAGTTTATACATAAAGATCAGCTGCAGTTAAAATTTGTAAAAGTTCAGCAGAAGAACTTCCTTGAAAATGTTATCAGTAACGCCGACTATCAATTTTTGAAATCAAGCCTTAAAAGAGACGGAAATCGAGAATGGTATTTTGTCGTGTGGTTCCTCGCAGCTACAGGGGCGCGAGTCAGCGAGCTTATTCAGATAAAAGTTGAGCATGTTAAGTTGGGATATTTTGATCTATATTCAAAGGGCGGAAAGCTCAGGCGGCTCTATATTCCAAAAATTTTGAAAGAAGAAGCCTTACAATGGCTGGAATCAATCAGGCGTGAATCCGGCTATCTGTTCCTAAATCGTTTTGAAAAGCATATCACCACTCGCGGTATTGCGCAACAGCTAAAGAATTATGCCAAAAAATACGGAATAAATGAAAAAGTTGTCTATCCGCATTCATTCCGGCATCGTTATGCAAAGAATTTTCTTGAAAAGTTCAATGATATTTCTCTTCTTGCTGATTTAATGGGGCATGAAAGTATCGAAACAACGCGTATTTACTTACGCCGCACCGCAAGCGAACAACGGGAGCTGGTTGATAGCATTGTAACGTGGTAA